One window of the Geotrypetes seraphini chromosome 19, aGeoSer1.1, whole genome shotgun sequence genome contains the following:
- the LRRC10B gene encoding leucine-rich repeat-containing protein 10B has protein sequence MIMGGVCGSPVPGGVEDEPLPDDAEEQLSCGDQTLELSGRRLRRLPGAVCAVPDLHKLYVSGNGLRRLPEDIGLLENLRILALDFNKLEEVPEALCHLPRLARLYLGGNRLQELPPCFAQLQSLRCLWIEGNYLQRFPPPLLRLPGLKSLQMGDNRLRALPPDLPAAMPGLRGLWLYGNRFEEFPRPLLRMARLEILDLDRNRLAAFPDLGHLRRLRLFSYDRNPAASPPRVADGVTLVGEGAQEAMEARALRRQLDEESRQGALLRGILKSGSSLAEDDEEEEEEGGEFGEGEEET, from the coding sequence ATGATCATGGGCGGCGTGTGCGGCTCGCCCGTCCCCGGCGGCGTGGAGGACGAGCCGCTGCCCGACGACGCCGAGGAGCAGCTGAGCTGCGGGGACCAGACGCTGGAGCTGAGCGGCCGGCGCCTGCGGCGGCTGCCGGGCGCCGTGTGCGCGGTGCCCGACCTGCACAAGCTGTACGTGAGCGGCAACGGCCTCCGCCGGCTGCCCGAGGACATCGGGCTGCTGGAGAACCTGCGCATCCTGGCGCTCGACTTCAACAAGCTGGAGGAGGTGCCCGAGGCGCTCTGCCACCTGCCCCGCCTCGCCCGCCTCTACCTGGGGGGCAACCGGCTGCAGGAGCTGCCCCCGTGCTTCGCGCAGCTGCAGAGCCTGCGCTGCCTCTGGATCGAGGGCAACTACCTGCAGCGCTTCCCGCCGCCGCTGCTGCGCCTGCCGGGCCTCAAGTCCCTGCAGATGGGCGACAACCGGCTGCGCGCGCTGCCCCCGGACCTGCCCGCCGCCATGCCCGGCCTGCGGGGCCTCTGGCTCTACGGCAACCGCTTCGAGGAGTTCCCGCGGCCGCTGCTGCGCATGGCGCGCCTGGAGATCCTCGACCTGGACCGCAACCGCCTGGCCGCCTTCCCCGACCTCGGCCACCTGCGCCGCCTGCGCCTCTTCTCCTACGACCGCAACCCGGCCGCCTCGCCCCCGCGGGTGGCCGACGGCGTGACGCTGGTGGGCGAGGGCGCCCAGGAGGCCATGGAGGCGCGCGCGCTGCGCCGCCAGCTGGACGAGGAGAGCCGGCAGGGGGCGCTGCTCCGCGGCATCCTCAAGAGCGGCTCGTCGCTGGCCgaggacgacgaggaggaggaggaggaggggggcgagTTCGGCGAAGGCGAGGAGGAGACCTGA